The following coding sequences are from one Ornithodoros turicata isolate Travis chromosome 1, ASM3712646v1, whole genome shotgun sequence window:
- the LOC135377375 gene encoding hexosaminidase D-like yields MASFRFRLFILLLLTGAIGVALLYHLSSGGVGSAVTTHAPGDAETTVTTLRAERAESLRTSPVPLKHRLVHLDLKGAPPKVDFYGKLFPFLHQLNATGILIEYEDMFPYWGPLQPLAAGNAYSRQDISQIRTFARESNLMIVPLVQTFGHLEFALKLSEFSSLREVQHSPQALCPSRNESLALVTTMVEQVLALHPHIKYLHIGCDEVYDLGECPLCRVQDRDKLFLSHVRHVAGHVRAAGVRPIIWDDMFRSTAEEVIQQSGVAPLVDVMVWEYRPLLSQHLDRAIWPKYSRLFQGVWTATAFKGALSPRRLLPDAFYHLRNQRAWLETLRNNPLPLRGVVLTGWQRYDHFAALCELLPAGLPSLALGLTYLRHGHLEGEPAVKLQHALGCSRPPVAPLLEPRPPLLFCTFPGSKVHLGIQQLATVIEQKKIMLRDSHFEGWLSSYNRMHNFSSPFHVLEATKNLSEILVTVRHLQHALGEALPEVYDGNTVSEWMDTTLLPELKEVEALQVDAERLLARSTWPRRPLAPAKRETTYMP; encoded by the coding sequence ATGGCCTCGTTCAGATTCCGATTGTTCATCCTTCTGTTGCTTACCGGAGCCATTGGCGTCGCCTTGCTTTACCACCTGAGCAGCGGTGGGGTAGGGAGTGCAGTCACAACACATGCACCCGGGGATGCAGAAACCACAGTGACAACTTTGAGAGCAGAACGCGCCGAGAGCCTGCGCACAAGTCCGGTGCCGCTCAAACACCGCCTCGTTCATCTCGATTTAAAAGGAGCGCCTCCTAAAGTGGATTTCTACGGAAAACTTTTCCCGTTCTTACATCAACTGAATGCTACAGGTATCTTGATAGAATATGAAGATATGTTCCCGTACTGGGGCCCACTCCAGCCTCTCGCAGCGGGCAACGCTTACAGCCGTCAAGACATATCGCAGATTAGGACGTTTGCGCGGGAATCAAACCTCATGATTGTGCCCCTCGTTCAGACGTTCGGTCACCTCGAGTTTGCGCTCAAACTCTCCGAATTCTCGTCGTTGCGCGAGGTGCAGCACAGTCCACAGGCGCTCTGTCCGTCGCGCAACGAAAGCCTCGCTCTCGTCACAACGATGGTGGAACAAGTTCTAGCGCTGCATCCGCACATTAAGTATCTTCACATTGGGTGCGACGAAGTGTACGACCTGGGAGAGTGCCCGCTGTGCCGAGTGCAAGATCGCGACAAACTGTTCCTGTCGCACGTGAGGCACGTGGCGGGTCACGTGCGTGCAGCGGGCGTCCGCCCCATAATTTGGGACGACATGTTCCGCAGCACAGCCGAAGAGGTCATACAGCAGTCCGGAGTGGCACCCCTCGTCGACGTCATGGTTTGGGAGTATCGCCCGCTGTTGAGTCAGCACCTCGACAGGGCAATTTGGCCGAAATATTCTCGCCTCTTCCAGGGGGTCTGGACCGCGACGGCTTTCAAAGGGGCGCTGAGCCCCCGTCGCCTCCTCCCCGATGCGTTCTACCACCTCAGGAACCAACGTGCCTGGTTGGAAACGCTCCGCAACAACCCGCTGCCGCTCCGCGGCGTCGTGCTCACGGGCTGGCAACGTTACGATCACTTCGCGGCGCTCTGCGAGCTGTTACCCGCGGGTTTGCCTTCGCTAGCGCTGGGACTGACCTACCTGCGGCACGGTCACTTGGAAGGGGAGCCTGCAGTAAAGCTGCAGCACGCATTGGGATGCAGTCGGCCacccgtagctccgctcctcgAGCCGCGGCCCCCTCTGCTCTTTTGCACTTTTCCCGGCTCCAAAGTACACCTCGGGATTCAGCAGCTGGCCACTGTCATTGAGCAGAAGAAAATTATGCTGCGAGACAGCCACTTTGAAGGGTGGTTATCCAGCTACAATCGAATGCACAATTTTTCCAGTCCGTTTCACGTCCTGGAAGCAACGAAGAACTTGAGCGAGATTCTCGTCACGGTGCGACATTTGCAGCACGCGCTCGGGGAGGCGTTGCCCGAGGTCTACGACGGCAACACCGTGTCCGAGTGGATGGACACCACGCTCCTTCCGGAGTTGAAAGAGGTGGAAGCTCTACAGGTTGACGCGGAGCGCCTGCTCGCGCGTTCAACGTGGCCACGACGCCCACTGGCACCGGCCAAGCGAGAGACTACATACATGCCTTGA